The DNA window GATGTATCCGCAGGAGACGCCGGGCGGCGCGGCCGACCCGCTGCTCTGGTCGACCCGGTTCGACTACTTCCACGGCGCGCAGATCCAGCGCGTGGACGTCGCCGCCACCGGGCCGTCCGCGCCCACCCCGGTCGGCGTGCCCCGGGTGCCCGGCCCCGGCGAGTGGTACGCCTCCCCGGCGCTGCGGAAGCTGCTCGCCACCACCCCGGCCGACCAGCTCGGCGACCGCTATCCCGGCCGCGACCTCGGCGCCGTCGGCCCGGCCGGGCTCACCTCGCCGGAGAGCCTCCTCATCCTGGTCGGCGGGACGCCGGAGCAGGTGGGCGCGCTGGACCGGGTCCGGAAGGTCACCCGGGTGGCCGGCAACGAGGCGCCGCTGCCGGAGACCGCGATCGACCTGATCCTCGGCGTGGTGGTCGGCGGGCTGCTCTTTCCCGTGCTCATCTTCATCGGCACCGCGACCCGACTCGGCGCCGCCCGGCGGGAGCAACGCTTCGCCTCGATGCGCCTGGTCGGGGCCACCCCACGGCAGATCTCGGTGGTCGCGGCCGTGGAGGCCGCGCTCGCGGCGACGGTCGGGGCCGCGGTCGGCTTCGCGCTGTTCCTCGCGTTCCGCGGGCAGTTGGCCGAGATCCCGTTCACCGGCATGCCGTACTTCCCCGGCGACCTCGCGCTCGGGGTGCCGGACGTGTTGGTGGTGGCGCTCGGGGTGCCGGCGGGCGCGGCGGTCGCGGCCCGGGTCGCGTTGCGCCGGGTGCGGATCTCCCCGCTCGGCGTCACCCGGCGGGTGACGCCGCGCCCGCCGCGGGCGTACCGGTTGATCCCGCTCGTGCTCGGTCTCGCCGGGCTGGGCCTCGGCCTGCTCTACCGGCCCGTCACCGGCGACGGCCAGACCGCGCTCTTCCTGTCCGCCCTGCTGCTGGTGATGACCGGGCTGGTCACCGGCGGACCCTGGCTGACCATGGTCGGCGCGCGGGCGATGGCCGCCCGCGCCGGGCGGCCGGCCACGCTGATCGCCGCCCGCCGGCTCGCCGACACCCCCCGGCCGCCGGCTTCCGGGCGGTCAGCGGCGTGATGCTCGCGTTGTTCGTCACCACCGTGGCGGTCGGCATCATGGGCACGATCGCCGCCGAGCGCGGTCCCGCCCCCCGGGGCTCGCTGGAAGCCGGCCGGCTGTCCTTCTGGCTGGGGGAGGACGCGCAGGTGCCCGCCACGCTGCCGGCCGACCTGGCCGCGGTCCCCGGCGTGCGCAACCTCGTGGTCATCCGGGAGAACCCGGTGCAGGGCGCGGGTCACGACTACGGCGTGATCGCCTGCGTCGACATCCCGGCCGCATACGGGCGGTGCGCCGACGGGGCGGCCGTCGCCGAGGTGTCGGAGGGCCTGATCCCGTGGCGGGGGTCCGCCTCGGCGGACCGGGTCTGGCCCGCCTCCGAGGTCGACCCGGCGGCGCTCCCGCGGCTGCCGGCGGGTTCGCTGGCGGTCGACGCGGACGGCCCGGCCGCGATCGAGCGGGCCCGGACGATCATGGAAACCGCGTTCCCCGCCCACGCGGTGGCACCGACCGTGCCGGGCGACTTCGAGTCCGACTTCGCGAACACCATGCGCGGCTGGCAGCGGCTGGCCGACGTGGTGGTGGTGTTCAGCCTCGCGCTCGCCGGGTGCAGCCTGGCGGTGGCCGTGGCGGCCGGCCTCAGCGAGCGGAAGCGGCCGTTCAGCCTGCTGCGGCTCAGCGGCGCGCCGGTGCGGCTGCTGCGCCGGGTGGTGGCGCTGGAGAGCGCCGTGCCGATGCTGACCGTCGCCGCGGTCGCGGTCGGGATGGGCCTGGTGGCCGCGCACCTGTTCCTGCGCGCGCAGATGCACTACGACCTGCGGCTGCCCGGGGTCGGGTTCGCCGCCGTGGTGGCCGTCGGGCTGCTCGGCTGTCTCGCCGTCATCGCCGCCACGCTGCCGCTGCTGGAACGCGTCACCGGCCCGCAGACCGCCCGCAGCGAGTGACCCGCCAGGTGGGCCGGCCACACCCGAAGCCCCGGCCGGCCCACCGGCACAGCCATCCAACTGTGTGGTTTTGCACAGCCTCTTTTACTGAACGGTAACTTAGACTCCGGCCATGGACGACGCGATGCCGGGACGCCTGCCGGAGCGGGACCGCCCGTGGGTGATGCGCACGTACGCCGGGCACTCCTCCGCCGCGGCCTCCAACGCGCTCTACCGCCGCAACCTGGCCAAGGGGCAGACCGGGCTGTCGGTCGCGTTCGACCTGCCCACCCAGACCGGGTACGACCCCGACCACGAGCTGGCCGCCGGCGAGGTGGGCCGGGTCGGCGTGCCGGTGGCGCACCTCGGCGACATGCGCGCGCTCGTCGACGGCATCCCGCTGGCCGAGATGAACACCTCGATGACCATCAACGCGCCGGCCATGTGGATGCTCGCGCTCTACGGCACCGCCGCCGTCGAGCAGGGCGCCGAGCTGCGCCGCTGCGCCGGCACCACGCAGAACGACATCATCAAGGAGTACCTGTCCCGGGGGACCTACATCTTCCCGCCGACCGCGTCGCTGCGGCTGACCGCCGACGTGGTCGCGTACACGCTGCGGGAGATGCCGCGGTGGAACCCGGTCAACATCTGCTCGTACCACCTCCAGGAGGCCGGCGCCACGCCGGTGCAGGAGGTCGGCTTCGCGCTCGCCACCGCCGTCGCCGTGCTGGACGCCGTGCGTGACTCCGGCCAGGTGCCGGCCGAGCGGATGGGCGACGTGGTCCAGCGGATCTCGTTCTTCGTCAACGCCGGAGTGCGGTTCGTCGAGGAGATCGCCAAGATGCGCGCGTTCGGCGCGCTCTGGGACGAGATCACCCGCGACCGCTACGGCGTGACCGAGGCGAAGCAGCGCCGGTTCCGCTACGGCGTGCAGGTCAACTCGCTGGGCCTGACCGAGGCGCAGCCGGAGAACAACATCCAGCGGATCGTGCTGGAGATGCTCGGCGTCACGCTCTCCCGGGACGCCCGGGCCCGGGCCGTGCAGCTGCCCGCCTGGAACG is part of the Micromonospora sp. WMMD980 genome and encodes:
- a CDS encoding FtsX-like permease family protein, giving the protein MIALALRLAVAGGREALVRLAAVAAAVAIGTGLLLTTVAGVHATNAQLGRYAAMYPQETPGGAADPLLWSTRFDYFHGAQIQRVDVAATGPSAPTPVGVPRVPGPGEWYASPALRKLLATTPADQLGDRYPGRDLGAVGPAGLTSPESLLILVGGTPEQVGALDRVRKVTRVAGNEAPLPETAIDLILGVVVGGLLFPVLIFIGTATRLGAARREQRFASMRLVGATPRQISVVAAVEAALAATVGAAVGFALFLAFRGQLAEIPFTGMPYFPGDLALGVPDVLVVALGVPAGAAVAARVALRRVRISPLGVTRRVTPRPPRAYRLIPLVLGLAGLGLGLLYRPVTGDGQTALFLSALLLVMTGLVTGGPWLTMVGARAMAARAGRPATLIAARRLADTPRPPASGRSAA
- a CDS encoding FtsX-like permease family protein; translated protein: MLALFVTTVAVGIMGTIAAERGPAPRGSLEAGRLSFWLGEDAQVPATLPADLAAVPGVRNLVVIRENPVQGAGHDYGVIACVDIPAAYGRCADGAAVAEVSEGLIPWRGSASADRVWPASEVDPAALPRLPAGSLAVDADGPAAIERARTIMETAFPAHAVAPTVPGDFESDFANTMRGWQRLADVVVVFSLALAGCSLAVAVAAGLSERKRPFSLLRLSGAPVRLLRRVVALESAVPMLTVAAVAVGMGLVAAHLFLRAQMHYDLRLPGVGFAAVVAVGLLGCLAVIAATLPLLERVTGPQTARSE